The Saccharomyces eubayanus strain FM1318 chromosome I, whole genome shotgun sequence sequence gttcctctttttatatgttgtcattcattgatcctattacaatatcaatccttgcgcttcagcttccattaatttcgacgacactttaaatcttaacttactggtcttgtaatttatgtcatcttttaacaccgtatatattagtaatagatggacaatagttgaatcttgttccaacagtCTGAAGACACCTATTCCAATAAACTATTATTATAGATCTAAGCTCACTTAGGACCCTAGACATATTATtccttccaaaaagaaCTTCCAAGATAATCTGGGCACATGGCGCAGTTGGTAGCGCGCTTCCCTTGCAAGGAAGAGGTCATCGGTTCGATTCCGGTTGCgtccattattttttggcTCTGGTAACCGAAGCTGTGAACATAATCAATCAATAGCGATAATAAATGTGGATCCAATAACAGCCTATTCTCTTCAACGAATTTTTATAATCCATCGAAATAGCGTCAAACAAACCTCTCTGATAACGTTTCATACCCGATTTAGCACATGATATAGAAACAAAAgttgacaaaaaaaaattgaatctTAAAACGGTCGTTACCAGTGGAGTgtgtttgatttcaaaGCACTGAAGGCATTCTAAGATAAACAGAATACGATTTGTCGAAGATAGCCTCTCAATGAGGTACGTAGGTGTCcacttttgtttattctgTATGCAAGGTTGttattactttttttcttttaaaaaatggtCTTAAAAagattatatatttatgaaTATGATGCAAGTTGGATGAATAGGAAATGCTGTACAAATAATATCATTTGCGAATAATGTCATCTAATTGCTTCATTAACACGTCCATCCTGTCAAAAACTGGAGCATAGAGATGCTGAACCAGGGAGTGTGGCTTAGAAGTTGGATCGGATACATTGGTGTTAGAAGGTACCCTTAATCCGGAAAATGAACTATTTACGCTTGCTGAAGATATCACTCTTTGTTCATCCATGTAAAAATCTTCCTCTGATGATGAATGTAGCGATACGCTTGATTGCTTTTCTGTATCCTCTTTGGGTTGTTCCACTTCAGCTTGGGGGTTCTTTTCTCCGGTAGCTTCCGGGGTGGGCTTATCTTGCGTCTTGTCTTGTGCTTGATCTTGTACGTTTTCGTTGTTCGACGACtcttgaattttcaaacttgGGTGAATATATTGTGAAATGTCCTTTATTGCTCTAGATGATGGAATACCACTGATTTCCTCTACCACCGCTGGTGCGGAAGGTGAATCGTTCGTCCATTCCGATGACGAAGGTGAAAACTCACCAATTGTTGAAAGAGAGTTTTGGGAATCGGATTTCGCCATTCCGTTTGTAAATGGCATACGAGGGGCTTcgaaaacttttttcaaatcagtATCGAACTCACCATCAGTTATTTTCGATTTCTCGTCCTTTACGTCTTGGTTAGCATTGAGTCCATATTTGTCTTCATTACTGGATGATAGTGGCATTACTAGTGATGAAACAGGTTTGAGTAGGACGtcgtttttattattagCTCTCCGAACCTTTTTAACGTTTAAAGGTGTATTCAGAGACGTACTGAAGGAAACATCGCTCACTACATCGCTCATATCATCGTCCTCAAATTTGGTAAAGTTCAGCTTAGCCTCAGTGAATTCATCCCGGTGTCTTACTTTtgcatcatcatcgtcgtcatcacCATGGTCGTCGTCTTTCTCACCCTCGTTATCACCATCTTCGTCACTATCCGAGGATTTCTCTTCAACTGCATCGTCTATAAACCTATCTGCGTAACCAACAACATCATTGAAGCTAACAGACTTGTTACCTTTCCCGTATCCCTTCAATGCTGGTGTGGGGGTCATACTGTCTGCATCACTCTCGTTATTCTTATGGGAGTCATCCTTGGAATCCGTTGATGAAGCTACAGATTGCGAAGacatattttcatttttccagCAATTCAATCGAGCCAATCTTTCGGGGAATGTTTCCAGAATTT is a genomic window containing:
- the BUD14 gene encoding protein phosphatase regulator BUD14, with the translated sequence MSNKEQHVDGASESAVKEIRSIAATRDGGYVPPLMTSKLGMDSSQSHALLNDPTLIEDFSDIIKNRPTMGSQQASGNEDSESMGGSVVVTPTSNKSSPFNSKLSILGNAAEKTHAPLRHKDDDDDDVEEEVEVEAEKHTHEGSGRGQRHSKENSTELPGSYDYSDSEFEDNLEKRLQDIETDPTDSGDNEEEAEEEQEEQHSVVDDIANHELADMDDFSDGLKYAISEDEDEEGEENYSDDYDFDRKFEDADFEGESGSLDEENDDYQPLPPPRELDPDKLYALYAFNGHDSSHCQLGQDEPCILLNDQDAYWWLVKRITDGKIGFAPAEILETFPERLARLNCWKNENMSSQSVASSTDSKDDSHKNNESDADSMTPTPALKGYGKGNKSVSFNDVVGYADRFIDDAVEEKSSDSDEDGDNEGEKDDDHGDDDDDDAKVRHRDEFTEAKLNFTKFEDDDMSDVVSDVSFSTSLNTPLNVKKVRRANNKNDVLLKPVSSLVMPLSSSNEDKYGLNANQDVKDEKSKITDGEFDTDLKKVFEAPRMPFTNGMAKSDSQNSLSTIGEFSPSSSEWTNDSPSAPAVVEEISGIPSSRAIKDISQYIHPSLKIQESSNNENVQDQAQDKTQDKPTPEATGEKNPQAEVEQPKEDTEKQSSVSLHSSSEEDFYMDEQRVISSASVNSSFSGLRVPSNTNVSDPTSKPHSLVQHLYAPVFDRMDVLMKQLDDIIRK